One genomic region from Epinephelus fuscoguttatus linkage group LG6, E.fuscoguttatus.final_Chr_v1 encodes:
- the dimt1l gene encoding probable dimethyladenosine transferase, which translates to MPKVKAEKKSRQHQEVKNQGIMFNTGIGQHILKNPLVVNGIIEKAALRPTDVVLEVGPGTGNMTVKLLEKAKKVVACELDCRLVAELQKRVQCTPMQTKLQILVGDVLKTDLPFFDVCVANLPYQISSPFVFKLLLHRPFFRCAVLMFQREFAMRLVAKPGDKLYCRLSINTQLLARVDHLMKVGKNNFRPPPKVESSVVRIEPKNPPPPVNFQEWDGLVRIAFVRKNKTLNAAFKSTAVEQLLEKNYRIHCSVHNVEVPADFSITKKIESVLQEAEFSEKRARSMDIDDFMVLLHAFNSAGIHFS; encoded by the exons ATGCCGAAAGTCAAAGCGGAGAAGAAAAGCAGGCAGCACCAGGAGGTCAAGAACCAAG GGATCATGTTCAACACCGGCATTGGTCAGCACATCCTGAAGAATCCACTGGTTGTCAACGGGATCATTGAGAAG GCTGCCCTGAGGCCGACAGATGTGGTTCTGGAGGTGGGACCTGGTACTGGTAACATGACAGTGAAACTGCTGGAGAAAGCCAAGAAG GTGGTGGCCtgtgagctggactgcagattGGTGGCTGAACTCCAGAAAAGAGTACAGTGCAC GCCCATGCAGACCAAACTTCAGATATTAGTTGGAGATGTATTAAAAACAGATCTGCCTTTCTTTGACGTCTGTGTGGCTAATTTACCTTACCAG ATTTCATCACCATTTGTCTTCAAGCTCCTGCTGCATCGACCTTTCTTCAG GTGTGCCGTGTTGATGTTCCAGAGAGAGTTTGCCATGCGACTTGTTGCCAAACCTGGGGACAAGCTGTACTGCAGACTGTCCAtcaacacacagctgctggCCCGTGTCGACCACCTCATGAAG GTGGGGAAGAATAATTTCCGTCCTCCTCCAAAAGTGGAGTCCAGTGTCGTCAGGATAGAGCCGaaaaatcctcctcctcctgtgaaCTTCCAG GAGTGGGACGGCCTGGTCAGGATAGCCTTtgtcaggaaaaacaaaaccctcAATGCAGCTTTCAA GTCCACTGCAGTAGAGCAGCTGCTGGAGAAGAACTACAGGATTCACTGCTCTGTGCACAATGTG GAGGTCCCAGCAGACTTCAGCATCACTAAGAAGATCGAGAGTGTTTTGCAGGAGGCTGAATTCAGTGAGAAGAGAGCCAGGTCCATGGACATTGATGACTTCATGGT GCTGCTTCATGCGTTCAACTCTGCAGGGATCCACTTTTCTTAA